One window of the Chryseobacterium sp. CY350 genome contains the following:
- a CDS encoding TetR family transcriptional regulator C-terminal domain-containing protein, with protein sequence MENNNTMTEERIFELYSDYILNHGERPKNIYRFAKDNEFEEKDFYEYFASFEQIERRILQEIFMKSVDLAATVNENQGTHSKEKVLNVYYIFFENLTMNRSLVLMLLGKNMLHNSKILTPLRETHRNFIKTLDFNDWEIIKNAKSDVRNFNDKAREEIFWLHLLSSIDFWRKDTSPAFEKTDVFIEKTIDTGFEIMDSQPLKKVADLGKFLWKEKFKKD encoded by the coding sequence ATGGAAAACAATAATACAATGACCGAAGAACGAATATTTGAACTTTACAGCGATTATATTCTTAATCATGGTGAACGACCAAAAAATATCTATCGCTTTGCAAAAGACAATGAATTTGAGGAAAAAGATTTTTACGAATATTTTGCAAGCTTTGAGCAAATTGAACGAAGAATATTGCAGGAGATTTTCATGAAATCTGTTGATCTCGCTGCGACAGTAAATGAAAACCAAGGTACTCATTCTAAAGAAAAAGTTTTGAATGTTTACTATATTTTCTTCGAGAATCTTACAATGAACAGATCGTTGGTTTTGATGCTATTGGGAAAAAATATGCTTCACAATTCTAAAATACTTACACCTCTCAGAGAAACCCATCGGAACTTTATAAAAACTCTCGATTTCAATGATTGGGAAATCATCAAGAATGCAAAAAGTGATGTTCGAAATTTCAATGATAAAGCGAGAGAAGAAATTTTCTGGTTACATCTGCTTTCAAGCATAGACTTTTGGCGAAAAGACACTTCACCAGCGTTCGAAAAAACAGATGTTTTTATTGAAAAAACAATCGATACAGGATTCGAAATCATGGATAGTCAGCCGCTGAAAAAGGTTGCAGATCTGGGTAAATTTCTTTGGAAAGAAAAATTTAAAAAAGATTAA